The sequence ATGCCAAGGATGCTGTCGCGAACGCATCCAGGTTCATGAAAGAAGCCGGATGCGATGCCGTAAAACTGGAAGGCGGAACGGAATCTCTCGAGGCTGCAGAGGCGATAATTAATGAGGGTATACCTGTGATGGGCCATCTGGGGCTCACGCCGCAATCTATAGAAAAGCTGGGCGGGTACAAGGTCCAGGGGAAGACCGCCGAAGCTGCGAAGGTTATAATAGACGACGCGAAGAAATTGGAGAAGGTCGGCTGCTTTGGCCTGGTATTGGAATGTATACCGACCGCGATAGCCGATATTATAACGAATGAATTGAAGATTCCGACTATAGGTATAGGCGCAGGCCCCGGCTGCGACGGGCAGGTGCTCGTGATAAGCGATATGGTCGGATTGTTTGATAGATTTACCCCTAAATTCGTCAAGAAGTATATAAAGTTATCTCCGATGATACTTGAGGCTGTTAAAAATTATAAGAAAGAGGTTGAAGAAGGGAAATTTCCTTCGGAGGAACATACGTTTAAGATAAAGGCCGAGGAATTGGAAAGAATATAAAATGAATTGGACTGTACCAAAACTTAATAATATTAATATACTGAAGGACAGAGGAAAGACAGCTACGACCTGTGCGCCCGGCAGCGGAGATTCGGCGGACTGCGTTGATGGGAATGCCGCCAGTATTTGCGGTACCGGTTCCGCCGCAGAATCGTGCGCTATCGGCAACTCTGCCATAACAGTATGCGGCGGAGGCAGCGGAGGTAGTTGCGTAGCCGGAGGCGGCGGTGATTAAACCCGCTCTTAATTTTATCGAATAGGAGACGATATGAAGATAGCCGTTGTTGGGCCGGGCGCGCTCGGTTGCCTGGTGGCAGGTTTTCTTAAGACGAAGACAAAAGAAGATGTGTGGCTCATCGACCGGCTGCCGGACCGCGCTAAGAAGATAGCCTCAAGCGGTGTCAAGATCGAGGGGATGAACAGCCTCTTTACGGCAAAATTGAATGTGACGGCAGACCCGAAAGAGGCCGGCGCGTGCGACCTCGTTATTATTTGCGTCAAGAGCTATTCGACAGAGGATGCGTGTAAAGAGATAAAGGAGCTTGTATCCGAAGACACGGCTGTATTGACGCTGCAAAACGGTATCGGCAATGTCCAGGTCCTGAACGACTACTTCGGCACGGAGAGGGTGATAGCGGGTATAACCAACCATGGGGCGACGCTCCTCGG comes from Candidatus Omnitrophota bacterium and encodes:
- the panB gene encoding 3-methyl-2-oxobutanoate hydroxymethyltransferase, giving the protein MEEKKVTIKYLMDKKRGRKKITMLTAYDYPMARLEDEAGIDMILVGDSLGMVVLGYDSTLSVTMDDMIRHTQAVRRGTKYAFLVGDMPYKSYENAKDAVANASRFMKEAGCDAVKLEGGTESLEAAEAIINEGIPVMGHLGLTPQSIEKLGGYKVQGKTAEAAKVIIDDAKKLEKVGCFGLVLECIPTAIADIITNELKIPTIGIGAGPGCDGQVLVISDMVGLFDRFTPKFVKKYIKLSPMILEAVKNYKKEVEEGKFPSEEHTFKIKAEELERI